From the genome of Campylobacter concisus:
GATGAGTTTGGTGTAAAGATAATCGGTGGCGACACGATAAGTAGCAAAATTTTAAATATAAGCGTTAGTGTAATTGGCGAGCTAAATGGCAAAGCCGTGCTTAGGAAAAATGCAAAATACGGCGATCTGGTAGCTTTTACTGGTGAGCTTGGAGGTAGCAAAAAGGGGCTAAATTCGCTTCTAAGGCTGGCTAAAATTTCAAAAAACTCACGATTTAAAAAGCCTATTTTAAGAGATAAATTTTTCTACAAAGCAGCTCATCTTATAAACTCCGCTATGGATATCTCAGATGGGCTAAATATCGATCTTGCTAAGCTTTTAAAGGCTAGCAAAAAGGGTGCTAAATTTACAAAAAAGCTAAGTAAATTTGAGCTTAGTAGCGGCGAGGAGTATGAAATTTTATTTACTTTTAGTCCTAAAAATTTAAACGCTATCAAAAGGATCGCCGCAAAAACACGGACAAAGATTAACGTCTTTGCAAAAATTTCACACAAAAGGTTAAGACAAAATGCAAGAAGCCACCACTTTTAAGCCACTTTATGCACTCACTCATGCGCCTATCGAGGCCTATTTTTCTAAAAATTCAGATGATTTTGTTGTACGCGAGATACCACTTTATGAGTTTAGCGGTGACGGCGAGCACTTGATCGTTGAAATTTCTAAAAAAGATATGACGACAAGCGACGCTTTGCATGTTCTTAGTGAAGTTACAGGGGCTAAAATGCGCGACTTTGGCTATGCTGGACTAAAGGACAAGCAGGGTATGACGACACAATTTATCTCAATGTCGCGTAAATTTGAGAGCGCACTTGCAAACTTTAGCCACGAAAAGATGAAAATTTTAAGCCTTAATGTGCATAAAAATAAGCTTCGTATCGGACATCTAAAAGGAAATAGCTTTTTCATCCGCTTAAAAAAGGTACTACCAAGTAATGCCAAAAAGCTAGAGCAAGCATTTGTTAGTATCGATAAAATGGGCTATGCAAACTATTTTGGTTATCAGCGTTTCGGTAAATACGGCGACAACGCGCAAAGCGGGATGGAGCTACTAAAATCAGGCACCGTAAACGGTAAAAAGAGCAAAAATCCAAAGCTAAACGACTTTTTGATCTCGGCATATCAAAGCGATCTTTTTAACCGCTGGCTTAGCAAA
Proteins encoded in this window:
- a CDS encoding thiamine-phosphate kinase; this translates as MDKENFTIECFGNAYIGDDAAVLGKQVFSKDIFAENSHFRHGWLSIEEIGYKAMIVNFSDTIVMNARPKFALLGLSLPKNFSPQQIKELSGGINRACDEFGVKIIGGDTISSKILNISVSVIGELNGKAVLRKNAKYGDLVAFTGELGGSKKGLNSLLRLAKISKNSRFKKPILRDKFFYKAAHLINSAMDISDGLNIDLAKLLKASKKGAKFTKKLSKFELSSGEEYEILFTFSPKNLNAIKRIAAKTRTKINVFAKISHKRLRQNARSHHF
- the truD gene encoding tRNA pseudouridine(13) synthase TruD; amino-acid sequence: MQEATTFKPLYALTHAPIEAYFSKNSDDFVVREIPLYEFSGDGEHLIVEISKKDMTTSDALHVLSEVTGAKMRDFGYAGLKDKQGMTTQFISMSRKFESALANFSHEKMKILSLNVHKNKLRIGHLKGNSFFIRLKKVLPSNAKKLEQAFVSIDKMGYANYFGYQRFGKYGDNAQSGMELLKSGTVNGKKSKNPKLNDFLISAYQSDLFNRWLSKRVEISRFAQDFSLGELAQIYPYLGGENLKNLKSQKRFFKLIEGEVLGHYPHGKCFLCEDLDAEGARFDARDITSCGLIVGAKAYEAQGVARMVEDQIFTQANEYKAKMTGSRRFAWCYLEDASYKYNEEKAHFTINFTLQKGSYATVVLEEILHKNIFE